The genome window CTGCAGGTACTTCTTCCCGCGCTTAGGCATTTCCGCACCGTCCTTCCATCGGGTTCCGCGCCGCGGGCGAGGTCACTCCACGATCTCGATGCCCATGCTGCGTGCGCTGCCGGCGATCGTCCTCACGGCCGCCTCCAGATCGGCCGCCGTGAGGTCGGGCGCCTTGAGCTTCGCGATCTCCTCCACCTGGGCCCTCGTCACCTTTCCCACCTTGTTACGATTCGGTTCGCCGGATCCCTTCTCGATCTTCGCCGCCTTCTTCAGCAGAACCGAAGCCGGAGGGGTCTTGGTGATGAAAGTGAACGAGCGGTCGGCGTAGATGGTGATGACCGCCGGGATGATCATCCCCTCCTGGCCCTGGGTCTTGGCGTTGAACGCCTTGCAGAACTCCATGATGTTCACGCCGTGCTGCCCCAACGCCGGACCGACCGGCGGAGCCGGCGTGGCCTTCCCCGCTGGGCAGTGCAGCTTGACGACCGCGACAACCTTCTTCGCCATTTGCGAACGTCCGTTCCGGGCCGCCCCGCGCGGCGAAGCCGCCCGGTTGCACCCGTCCGTTGTGCCGGCCGCAGCGCCCGCCGCCGCGGTCCGGCCGCACTCATTCCGGCCGCTTCACCTGATGGAACTCCAGCTCC of Acidobacteriota bacterium contains these proteins:
- the rplK gene encoding 50S ribosomal protein L11 produces the protein MAKKVVAVVKLHCPAGKATPAPPVGPALGQHGVNIMEFCKAFNAKTQGQEGMIIPAVITIYADRSFTFITKTPPASVLLKKAAKIEKGSGEPNRNKVGKVTRAQVEEIAKLKAPDLTAADLEAAVRTIAGSARSMGIEIVE